aaaagtaaaagatgtgttttttttcaaaattttcgctcttcttttgtttatagcgcaaaaaataaaaaccgcagaggtgatcaaataccaccaaaagaaagctctatttgtggggaaaaaaggacgccaattttgtttgggagccacatcgcacgactgcgccattgtcattcaaagtgcgacagcgctgaaaactaaaaatgtgtctgggcaggaagggggttaaaatgcctggtatggaagtggttaaagagacaaaTCAAGGAgatactgaatatttttttttattttgcccatagATGCACAATAATTTCTATCTCTGTCACatgaaataatattttattagaaAAGAACTGGTAATATCATATTTGGGACTGCAGTTCACATAATCTCATCTCTCTTACTGAAAAGACAAGTCTCTGCTGTTTTCGGTCTTCATCTGCATTTTGATTCACCGTTTTTCCGCACGGCTGGTAGAAGACTGGCGTATTCGTAACTCTCAAATGCAGCTTTTTTGAGCACCACATCGCGCTCTTTGCTGGGACGGCAGAACTCTGATCAGCAGATTTTTTCCATCGCTATCGAGGTTGGCCGATAAGTCCTGCTTTAGCTGCCAGAGCCTCGTTCTGTTGTATATGATACTCCTGAAATCTCATGGATATCCTCTGTGTCATTTTCAAATACTTCTGAAGACAGTGCTCAGAGCAGGAAACCTGAAAATGAAGGGTGAATGAAAAATTTCATAAAAGGTTTGTTGAGAAGAAAACATTTCCTCCAACTGAACAATATACAGTACACGACTCTTGCAAACGTATGTTTTGAAGAAACCAATACTTTAAGCAGTGCTATAATAGTAAAACTTGTGACAGGTTTCATTTGAAGTGTATTAAGAGCCAAATGTACTATTTTTTTGATATAGAGAAGCAAAGGGTAAGAACCTCTGTCATGGGTTTTTGTTGTTGATAGGcaacagtgagactgcatttgatggacactggcagggccgatccgccctataggctcactatgcaagccgct
This window of the Rana temporaria chromosome 13, aRanTem1.1, whole genome shotgun sequence genome carries:
- the TIMM9 gene encoding mitochondrial import inner membrane translocase subunit Tim9, which produces MAAQITEADQIKQFKEFLGTYNKLTENCFLDCVKDFTTREVKTEEVSCSEHCLQKYLKMTQRISMRFQEYHIQQNEALAAKAGLIGQPR